In Solidesulfovibrio carbinoliphilus subsp. oakridgensis, the sequence AGGCCCTGACCGGCCAGGGCGGCGCCGAGGCGTTGCTCGCGGCCTTCGAGGCCGGCGTTCCCGTGGAAGGCAAGGTCACGGCCTCGCGCAAGGGCGGCTTCGACGTGGAGATCCTCCACCGACGGGCCTTTTGTCCGGTCAGCCAGATCGATCTGGCCTTTACCGACAATCCCGAAGTCCACGTCGGCCAGACCTACACCTTTCTGATCACCACCTTTGAACGCGACGGCAAAAACATCGTGGTTTCCCGGCGCAAGCTCCAGGAGCAGGAACGGGCCGAATCCGAACTGCGCTTCCTGGAGTCGGTCAACCCCGGGGACGTCATCCCGGCCGTGGTCACCCGCTTCGCCGCCTTTGGCGCGTTCGTGGAAGTGGCCCCGGGCCTCGAGGGACTCGTCCACCTGTCCGAGCTGTCCTGGTCCCGGGCCGAAAAGGCCGAGGACGCCGTGGATCTCGGCCAGGCTGTCACGGTCAAGGTCCTGTCGTTTGACCGCGACAAGAAGGGCCGGCCGCGCATCTCCCTTTCCATCAAGCAGGCCGGCCCCGATCCCTGGGACACCGTGGGCGAAAAATTCGCCGCCGGGGACAGGGTCGAAGGCAAGGTCACGCGCCTGGCCGATTTCGGCGCCTTTGTCGAGATCGCGCCCGGCATCGAGGGCCTCATTCACGTGAGCGAAATGAGCCACGTGCGCCGCATTGCCAAGCCGTCCGACGTGGTCAGCCCCGGCGAGACGGTGACCGTCGCCGTCAAGGACGTGGACCTGTCCAAGCGCCGGATATCGCTCAGCCTCAAGGAAGTCGCCGGCGACCCCTGGGCCGCCGTGTCCGACACCTTCGCCATCGGCTCGACCGTGGAAGGGACCGTGGAGAACCGCCAGCAGTACGGGCTCTTTATCAACCTGGCCCCCGGGGTGACCGGCCTTCTTCCGGCCTCCAAGCTCCGCGATGCCCTGGAGCCGGCCCCCTACGAAAAGGTCTCCTCCGGAGATACGGTTTCCGTGGTGGTTTCCGAGATCGACACGGAAAAGCGCAAGATGACGCTGGCGCCCGTCGGCGGGACCAAGGAACGCGAATTCACGCGGGACCGCGGCGAGTATCGGGACCGCGACCGGGATAACAACGACTGGAAACAGTACGCGAAAAAGGAAAAGCAGACTGCCCAGGCTTCGGGCGGCGGACTTGG encodes:
- a CDS encoding 30S ribosomal protein S1, which translates into the protein MADKSPDTKDMPAEGEFAALMEASLAERGGEISVGDRITGPVIAVTDTTVVVDTGTKLDGVADKSEFLDENGALTISEGEAVTLYVVSVRGDEVALSKALTGQGGAEALLAAFEAGVPVEGKVTASRKGGFDVEILHRRAFCPVSQIDLAFTDNPEVHVGQTYTFLITTFERDGKNIVVSRRKLQEQERAESELRFLESVNPGDVIPAVVTRFAAFGAFVEVAPGLEGLVHLSELSWSRAEKAEDAVDLGQAVTVKVLSFDRDKKGRPRISLSIKQAGPDPWDTVGEKFAAGDRVEGKVTRLADFGAFVEIAPGIEGLIHVSEMSHVRRIAKPSDVVSPGETVTVAVKDVDLSKRRISLSLKEVAGDPWAAVSDTFAIGSTVEGTVENRQQYGLFINLAPGVTGLLPASKLRDALEPAPYEKVSSGDTVSVVVSEIDTEKRKMTLAPVGGTKEREFTRDRGEYRDRDRDNNDWKQYAKKEKQTAQASGGGLGLLGEKLQEALSRKKG